The Bacteroidota bacterium region TAAACATCGCTGAGGAATTTGGAACCCCTGTGTATGTTTACGATACGCAAATTATCCAGCGGCAATATCAGCGTGTTCAGAATGCTTTTGGTGGCGTACAACTAAAATTGAAATATGCATGCAAAGCACTTTCCAATCAGTCGATTCTGAAATACATGAAAAAGCTAGGCGCTGGTCTGGACGCGGTTTCTATCGAAGAAGCGGAACTTGGCCTGAGAGCCGGTTTTCAGGCCGGGGAAATTTTATTCACTCCAAATGGTGTTTCTTTTGAAGAAATCAAGAAGGGTGTGGAATTGGGGCTCATTATTAATATTGATAATATTTCTATTCTTGAGCAATTTGGGAATGAATATGGAAACACTGTGCCATGTTGCATTCGCATGAATCCGCACATCGCAGCGGGAGGGAATCAACATATTCAAACAGGCCATGTTGATTCTAAGTTTGGAATTTCTGTGTATCAGCTTCGCCATATCGAGCGTGTTGTAAAATCCTGTAATATCAGGGTGGAAGGATTGCATATTCATACCGGTTCTGAAATTCTTGATTCATCAGTGTTTCTTCGAGCGGCGGAATTAATGTTTGACGCGGCGCAACAATTTCCGGATTTGAAGTTCATCGACTTTGGCAGT contains the following coding sequences:
- the lysA gene encoding diaminopimelate decarboxylase; this encodes MNLENNRYKSGRLDLLNIAEEFGTPVYVYDTQIIQRQYQRVQNAFGGVQLKLKYACKALSNQSILKYMKKLGAGLDAVSIEEAELGLRAGFQAGEILFTPNGVSFEEIKKGVELGLIINIDNISILEQFGNEYGNTVPCCIRMNPHIAAGGNQHIQTGHVDSKFGISVYQLRHIERVVKSCNIRVEGLHIHTGSEILDSSVFLRAAELMFDAAQQFPDLKFIDFGSGFKVAYKEGDVTTDIEELGQELTERFNSFCKQYGRNLELWFEPGKFLVSEAGLLLVHVNIIKQTMATVFVGVNSGQNHLIRPMFYDAYHEIVNLSNPTGKPRIYTVVGYICETDTFGWDRKLNEVREGDILAIKNAGAYGYTMSNNYNSRLRPAEVLIHEGKAHLIRKRETLDDLLKNQVILDI